One genomic segment of Ricinus communis isolate WT05 ecotype wild-type chromosome 5, ASM1957865v1, whole genome shotgun sequence includes these proteins:
- the LOC8265443 gene encoding BON1-associated protein 2 has protein sequence MEITVLSAEGLKSTSSRPFSHRLRPFVTLTTYQPVPCNTTDKNCQVFTTRIDDQGGANPTWGDKFHVPMDAATLFANRYSCIYVELYTKRLLKGKVLLGWCQIPVTDIGFPPDSSVRHLSYRIRDRDGTRGQGIINLAIKLTDFEQGSSQRLSDNINSSDHQKASDGYQTVIGIPVTVFPHMNFCE, from the coding sequence ATGGAGATCACAGTCTTATCAGCTGAAGGTCTCAAGAGCACATCTTCAAGGCCTTTCTCTCACCGCTTAAGACCTTTCGTCACCCTCACTACTTACCAGCCAGTCCCATGCAACACTACTGATAAGAATTGCCAGGTTTTCACAACAAGGATTGATGATCAAGGAGGAGCCAATCCTACTTGGGGTGATAAGTTCCATGTGCCTATGGACGCTGCTACCCTTTTTGCTAACAGATATTCTTGCATATACGTTGAACTCTACACTAAAAGGCTCCTTAAAGGAAAAGTATTACTGGGTTGGTGCCAGATTCCGGTCACCGATATTGGGTTCCCTCCGGATAGTTCGGTTAGGCACTTGAGCTATCGGATAAGGGATAGAGATGGCACAAGAGGCCAAGGAATTATCAATCTTGCTATAAAGTTAACGGATTTTGAACAAGGAAGTAGTCAAAGATTGTCAGACAATATTAATTCCTCAGATCATCAAAAAGCTTCTGACGGTTATCAAACGGTGATTGGCATTCCGGTTACAGTTTTTccccacatgaatttttgtGAATGA